Within the Oreochromis niloticus isolate F11D_XX linkage group LG14, O_niloticus_UMD_NMBU, whole genome shotgun sequence genome, the region GTgcctcagctgcaggggaggctgGAACAGCTAGCAGCCATGAGCTAATTAAACCTCCCCTTGTTTTACGCTGGGACTGGGCCAGAAGGAGAGAAGCTGACAGCGAGGAAGCTGGTGCTGTACACTGAAGCTGACCAGGCATTAGTGCAAAAGCACTGAGTAAAAGTtgtataaaacaataaaaagttatACCGGACTGGAAATGCTGCATCCTGTGTGTGGTCAGCCTCTAACTTAAGAAGCTCGTTATAATGATGTAAGCTGCAGGTGCTGCCTGGCTGGTACCTGTGCTAACCTTCAGTTATCACCACACTTTATTTAGCTTCCAAGACATGATTTGTTATCATTGTTGAGCTATTTCAGAACTTGCATTTGGAATTACTTCTCAGATGAAAAATGAGTTCAGGCTCTGCGGAGCCTGGAAAGAGAGTAACTGGACTTTAGTTTCTGTTCTTTTCTAGAAACTTACAGAAGCTCCTCAGGCTCATCCCTTTTCTGTAACACTTGCTAGAAGTACAGTGAATGCAACTTTGACACCTGTACCTTGAATGCATCACCGATTAAACATTTAACAGTATTATGTTATTATCTCAATATGAGATAATAACATATTGAATCACTTATTTACTGAGGGGCAACCGATCCGGCTAACTTTGCCCTGAGCTGTTAATGTGCTGTACATTTAGAACAATAACTAAGACAGATGTTTATTGCTATGGTTATATTAGGCAGAAAACACGTTAAACATAAAAAAGCCACCATGAGAATAATCACAGTAATAATCTGAGTTATTTTCCCAAACATTGAACCCATTTTCTTCAACTCCTGACAGGAACATTTTATAAAAACGTCCAATTTTGTCAatgtttattctgattttttttttaacttattgaATTTAAAGAAATATACCACAGTTTCCACATcaagcatttgcattttaccAAAAATCAGAGTTTTACATTGGATGCGGACTTTGGTCAGATTCAGTCCGTAGAGTATAGGATTGAAGAGCGGCTGAAATGTGAGCcaatataaagataaaaaaatacGCAACAGATCTGGAACATGTTTCATATTAAATCTGTTTTGCACAATTTCAAAGAAAATGCCAAAGGACAAGTTGAGTAGAGAAGCGAGGTGAGGCATGCAAGTGCTGACGGCTTTCTGTTGGGTCTGTTTGGACCCGGAAAAACAGACTTGGAGGATCCACATGTAGGTAGGTGTAAAGAATGATAGACACTAGACACCCAAATGTCACAAATGCACTAATAAGTCCATAAATGTTGATTAGTGTGGTGTCAGAGCAGACTAATTTAGTGATGGAGTAGTTGTCACAGTACACTTTATCTATGATGTTCCCACACAGCTGCAGAGGAGCACTCAGTAATGGGGGAACAAAGCATAAAACTGAGGCATACATCCATGTTAGAGTAATCAGtactgtttctgtttgtcatcaGAGTGTGATACTGAAGAGGACAAGAGATGGCAAGATATCTGTCATAGGACATGATGGCTAGGTCAAAAAACTCTACACAAGCGTACGAGTACAAACAGAAAACCTGCAGAAagcaaaatgaaacagaaacagtGTGAACATCAGAGAGGATCTGAAGCAGGAGGAACGGAAACAGCCCTGTACTACCATACAGCTCATTCACAAACAGGCTGCACAGAAACATGTACATAGGTTCATTTAAGCTTCTGTTCACACAGATAACCACAATCAGCAGGACATTGGCagtaattataaaaaaaatataaacagaagTAAACATGAAACAGAAGTACTGAAAATGCATAGTGTCAAAGTAGGCAGAAAGTGTGAGATATGAAAACTTTGTAGAATTACTCATGATCAGCATACAACACTTTTCACATGATCACCCACTTGTAACTACAATTTTACCTTCTGGTCTAGATAAAAATTGGAAAACTAggtacatttcaagcttgttcATGACCACGGTTAGCACTGACACACATTGAGTAACACGTGTGTTGACATGAAGCTGCTGTGAGTGCAGCAGAATGACCTCATTAAGGAAGGTCCCTTCTGACCATGCAGAAAAACAGCTCAAACCAGTGACAAACCAGTTCCATACCAACAAGTTTTACAACTAATCAATCACAAACAAGCCAAGCTCTTTTTTGGAAATACCAAATATACattaccagtcaaaagtttggacacactttctcatttaatgttttttattgattttcatgAATATTTGCATTGTATGTTTTCACTAATGGCATCAAAATTATGAATGAACTTATAGGGAACTTTGTGGTAAACAAAAAATTGTGAAGTTATTTAAAACATGCTTTCTACTTTACATTCTTCATAATTGCCCCCCTTTGCTTTATATTTTCACTCTTGGCGTTCTCTCCATGAGCATCACGAGGTCGTCTCCTGAAAtgtttttccaacagtcttgaaggagttcccagagatgctgagcacttgttggcagctttgctttcactctgcgctccatctcatcccaaaccatctccattgggttaaggtcaggtgactgtggaggccacgCCTCCagcactctccttcttggtcaaagaGCCCTCACACAGCCTGGAGGGTTTGGGCTCATTGTGCTGTTGAAGAATAAATGACGGGATGGCATGtgtgctgcaggatgctgtggtagccatgttggttcagtgtgccttcagtctggaataaatccccaacagtgtcatcAGCAAAGCCCCCaaattagggatgggtaccggtatccggtgccattatggcaccggttctgacataaacggtagtaaccagaccgaaaagcagcgcacatttcagtgctttattttactgagatgtcatacactttggattctagccaatcattttacctttgcaagcatagtaggcggggccaggtacgtacgttcttttagagcagagctacagattaaaaatgcccaaggcaaagcggtcaaaagtctggttGTACTTCACAAttaaagatgcaaactcagcagcctgcaacaagtgctttaagctgatactgtgatactgtcaaaggaggtaacacctcgaatctgatgaaacacctggcgacgtatagcattttgttaaaagccgagaaatgcgccgtgtttgatagcttgctgcgagacctcacaccgtgcacatctactgcgggtgtggtgcctgttatcggacccggagttagcaacatcccccaaaaacccgaagagtagagtcctggcccctagccctgtcagcgtagcagaaatgatgaggatgatgatggcagcagcagctgttcttctctgcatgagtagcttcatgttgttcgtgtgtaattaacgttgagtaggctaaccacgttattacattaatgcatgtaagatgaactagcaaacaccgttgtagttacatgcggctgtcttcttgtttgatggcagatactcccttcaccctggccaaaaaggctcaAGTGaccaaagtggaaaacagttaaacatgagaggtttttggacacagtttgtgttttttccattgtttaagcactgcttccagccaagagtgagaccatatatgccctatagctgcagaaaaggctaacattgttatctttttacaaaaaaacagctgaacatgagaggtttttggaccaattttgtgttctccattctttaagcactggttcgagcaccgtttaagcaccagcaccgtttcaaaagtaccggtttggtactggtatcggataaaacctaaacgatacccatccctacccccaataccatcacacctcctcttccatgcttcacagtgggaaccaagcatgtagagaccatcagTTCACAAGACATGAACTGGTGGAACCAAAGATTTCAGAtgtggactcatcagaccaaagcacagatggtctaatgtccattccttgtgtttcttggcccaaacaaatctcttctgcttgttgcttttccttagtcgtggtttctCAGCAAGTATTtaaccataaaggcctgattcacacagtctcctctgaacatgtagagatgtgtctgctactggagctctgtgtggcatctatctgggctctaatgtgagctgctgttaacttgtgatttctgaggctggtgactcggatgaatttatcctcagcagcagaggggactcttggtcttcctttcctggggcgtcctcatgtgagccagtttcatCGTCGTGGTGGTTTCtgcgactgcacttggggactcattcaaagttttagcaattttctggactgactgaccttcagttcttaaaataATGTTGgacttttgtttctctttactgaGCTGATTGGTCCTTGCCATAAGATAAATTTATCAATCACTGTTTGTATCTGGAAGTATACAAACAGAAGGGTCCCACCTGTCTAGTAGACTGGCCAGGTCAAACACAAGACCCTGTTATTTTGAACTGCTCCAATtcaatcaattttatttatatagtttcaaatcacaataacagtggcctcaaagtgctttatattgtaagggagaccctacaataatggaAAGAAAACCCCCAAAAGCCCAAAATGAATCATTTCCGGAGGGCAGCTGCGTGACCAGtgaagaatctgcttagataccatatttctaagattttcagggccgagtacaataacctcagtttgatctgaattaagaagcagaaagttagcggccatccaggtctttatgtctttaagacattcctgcagtttaactaattggtgtgtgttacctggtttcatggacagatagagctgggtgtcatctgcatagcagtgaaaatgtatgctatgtcttctaatgatgctgcctaaggcaggggtctgcaacctttaacacccaaagagccacttggacccggtttccacgcaaaagaaaacactgggagccgcaaatactttttgaaatctaaaatgaagataacactgtatatatatatatatatatatttttttttaccttcacgctttgtgtgaacaactaaagtaactaagtaaagtttatttattaagcgtttttcacagacaggcagttacaaagtgctgtacacaaatattaaaataaacaatacaatcaatagacattatacacaatgtaaaagatcaaatgtaaataatgtaaagaatataaaatacgtagatcaacaaaaggcttgtttgaacagaaaagtttttaactgctttttaaaagaatccacagagaaactaaggtgtgttgcttatgtaatccatgaagtgctacagagaaaattacattttatttatgtaaataaataaaatgaactcttaaagaaatatgacaaaaggaaagacacccagctgaactaaaatgatccatgtagcaaagaaaaactgttgtcagccgccacccttttcAGGTCaaggcttttggagccttgacctgacttttaaaaaataattgggaaaaaagctctatgctgctaaaaaaggaaaaatagatatttgcaaaattctgcctaaatatggaTTTTACCTGCTTAATgcgtgtggcggggcgtggtctgcagtgccgctgcaggggaggcggacgtacctgagcggcacccgcaatcacgcctcgccgccttaaagtctgtgctctctctgctgttgtgttgttggtatgtgtcgggctgtgagctgaaaagctacagctggctgtatgcgtacagcaactgtgtgtgaaaagtgctcaatatagagatgctgaaaagcagcgggtctgccgtggtacgaagtcactttcatctttacgcaggactgtaagctgttatctgtgaggcgtgaacggtgtttgtctttaacatagttcacggtggagaacagctgctgacataatgtggatccgaagatccataattggccgacctggggttgaaagtctcaaTAAATGCATggtgtttcggcgggtacaccggcttccgcgagtgtgacgcttattttgagccatgaaaaaataataaaatataattttatttttatatttcaatatcacaataatcttccaatttagaactgcAAGTTAAAAGAGAgctaaacagaaataaaatacagctaaatacttctaatttattttcccaaaccacccggagccgcaaaataaggactaaagagccgcatgcggctccagagccgcaggttgccaaCCCCtggcctaagggaagcatgtataatgtaaacagaattggtcctagcactgaaccctgtggaactccataattgaccttagtgtgtggagaggTGTCCCAGTAGTGGGTCTGCAAGATACTGGGTTGTGTTACAGGTTTTGAATTAATATTCTTTGATTTGTTGTTATCCAGAGTCCTGGTCCTCTTTATGGTTTTGTGCTTGTGTTGTAGTTTTTCTCCCTAGGAATCTGTCTGTCTTCCCATGTTTCAGCTTTTTCGAGCTGCTGTGTTCCATGTGCCCTTTGTGTCTCCCCAGTTAGTCATCTCTCCATGTCTCAGTTAGTACTCTTGTCTCTGTGCTCCATGTTTCCCTGTCTCCTCTGTCAGCCGTGTCTCTTTGTCAAGTCCGCATCTCTGTGCCTgtcttatgtttcctgttttactttaacaGTCTCGCATCCTTTGTTAATGTTtgcagttttgcttcctttctatctcgttatgtcagattagtcccagctgtgtttcccttcgGCTCGCTGTTCCCTCATTACTCAATGgtatatttaagccctgtgttctCCTCTGTCCATTGTAGTTTTCCCAGTTTCCAAGTTTTAGTTCCATGTTTCTAGTTGTCAGAGTTTGGGTTTGCACTTTTTATATTTGGCTCTTGCATGTACAGCAATAAAGCtacctgaattcaatgatttggatgggGGAGTAAACGTGTATTAAAAGTGTATTATTGTGTATAATTACTAACACCTCTCTGTATTATCATAGGATTTACCTTATACTATAAAGCACTTGGATGCAGCTGttattgtgatgtgatgtgacaCTATAAATAAAACGTAACTAAACTGAACTGAGTGTCTGATAATGTTTCTGcataagtggaaaaaaataagcGTTTCAATGACAGGGTCAGAGGTTTTACTCCTGGCCCAGACCTTTGTGATAAATGACTTTAATTACAACCTAACCCCATACATATGTGCAGAGCTGGAAGCTTGTATTCCACTCCCCAGTTTTAAACCATCACAGATTTAACAGTTTTTATGGAAAACCATTTTTTAAGGGAACCATCATGGATTCTTGTGATGGGCCATGTTTCTACCAATGTTTCTGTGAGTGTCTATCAGGCCAGCTTGAACTACTGAGGTCACCGTCACCGTCGATCGCTGTTCAGCTCCACGTTTGTAATCACGGTGTTGCAAGAATTATAGTAGTCATAGTAGTACTACTATGACTACTGATAAAACTGCAGCTCCACAATGCTGTTCATAAACATGGCATATTATAATCAGCACAGGTCTGCAATTAAGACAAAGATGAAGATGCTTCCAAAGAATACTTTATTggatttcttttaattttacatttaaatgttttcattcatttatcctGTTCGTTGACACTTTTATGGACCATTGTTTCCTCTAGTTTACAAAATCCTTGATTCATCATTGAGACTAGAAAAGTTTTACATAAACACCACACTATGTACCATTCTGACTAATGTGCTTAAATACATGTTTTATTCTCTGTTATGTGAGAATTGGTtgtgtaaataaatgtttcatttatAAGATTTCTAAATATCTTTGTGTAagattaatatttcatattattCACAGTGACAATATGTgacaaaaatttaaataaactagttttgtttgaatttgttttgaaatatgtaaatgtattgCCTATTGCAGTCACACATATTCCAAACATTGTGAATGTTTGGAATATGTATATCCAACACATATTGTGAATGCAGAAGTTCCAGAAATAAACTTAATAAAGTATCTATTAACTTTGTAAATTCATATCTTACCAAATAAAAGACTTTTACATATGAGCTGGATTTTGGTTAGTTTGAGTCCGTACAGGACGGGGTTGAAAACTGGTTGGCAAGTGAGAAAATATATCGATAGGAAAACGCGTAAGATCATGGGAGCTCTGCTCATGTTAAACCTGCTCTGCACTATTTCAAAGAAGCAACCAAATGAAAAGTTGAGCAGAGAAGCGAGGTGAGGCGTGCAGGTGCTGATGGCTTTCTGTCGGGTCTGTTTGGATCCAGAAAAACAGACTTTAAGAATCTTAACATATGTGAACAAGTTTAGGAATGCAAGACCAATTAGTACAGTGAATGTGTACACGAGTCCATAGATGTTATTAACTGTTGTGTCAAAGCAGGCCAGTTTCATGACAGAGTAATTGTTGCAGTACAGTGTGTCAACAGTGTGTCCACACAGCTGCAGTGAGGCATTCAGTGATATCATCACAACTATATTCAGAATAGGGAACAACCATGTGAGAACGATCAGCTTGGCAACCTTGTTTAACGTCATATGTGTGTGATACtgtagagcaggggtccccaatctcagtccacgagggccagtgtccctgcaggttttagatgtgtccttgatccatcacagctgatttaaatggataaattaccttctcaacatgtcttgaagttctccagaggcctggtaatgagctaatcatgtgattcaggtgtgttgacccagggtgagatctaaaacctgcagggacaccggccctcgtggactgagattgagGACCCCTGCTGTAGAGGATAGCAGATAGCAAGATACCTGTCATAGGACATGATGGCTAAGTTATAAAACTCTATATTTGCATAAGTGTAGAGACAGAAGATCTGCAGGAAGcacagaggagcagaaacagTGTGAACATCAGAGAGGATCTGAAGCAGGAGGAACGGAAACAGCCCTGTACTACCATACAGCTCATTCACAAACAGGCTGCACAGAAACATGTACATAGGTTCATGTAAGCTTCTGTTCACACAGATAACCACAATCAGCAGGAGGTTAGATCCAAATATAAACACATACAGAGACATGACAATAGTGAAATATAAGTATTTGAATGGCCCAGTGTCAAAGTAGGCactaaaaatgaaatatgaaacCTGTGAAAGGTTTGTCATGATCAACAGTTTGCTTCTCGGAACAATGAAAGTTAAATGAGGATCACAGTTTTATTTAATAGAACTGCCAAACAAAAGCAGTTTTTAGTCTACTTACAGCATGTTACAGACGTGAATTTGCATAAAACTGACTGACATGCAGACGTTCCTTCATTTAATCTCTTCAGCCAGGTGATGTAATAGTCTGAGCTCATTGCCAACAGACACTAATTGTGTCTCACAGCTACTATCAGCATGAAAACAACATTTGCTGAAATACATTAACTGTAACTCTAAACTTTTTAAAGGGTTTTATGTGTGGACCTGTTAAATTTCTATAACTTTTGATCCAACTATTGCCTGATATATTGTATGTGAATGCCAAAATGATACAGTTTGACATTCAGGACTGCCCATCCACCATCTGGTCTGGATTTTTGTAATATATCCCACTTTATACGTGAACGCCTGTTATTCCATATGAATGACTTGAGCAGAGAGTCCACTTTTTTTCCAGTTGTCGACTGGGGGGCCAAAGGAAACATCGAACTTATAAAATTAATTTTGGTAATACATTCATTTTAAGTACAGCAATCTGAGCTGGCACTGACGCATGCGTCCGTCTATTAACATCCTTTTCTATCTTTTTTAAAGTATCACAGTAGTTGTTCTTAACAATAGAAGCTACAGACGCCACTATCTAAATACTCAAATAATTAATCTGTCCTACAATGTTTATATCCGGTGGGGTATTGAGAGTGTTTCTGTCTAATTTGAGTAACATAAGAGCAGATTTCCCGAGGTTAATCTTAAAACCTGACAGTTTACCAAAAGTATCTATTAAGTTCAATAGTGTGGGTAAGGTCGACTGGATATCCGACATGTCAGATATCCAACAGGCATCGTCAGCATATAATGAAATATGGTGTTTTGTACACCCTATAGAAACACGGATAAAGGTGTTGTTTTTGGCATATTGACTGTGCTAAGGGTTCTATAAAAAAGGATAAAGGAGTGGGGAGAGTGGACATCCCTGTCTTGTCCCGTGAAATATACTAAATGTAGATGAGGGAATTCCACCAATACAGACACTGGCTGAAGGCTCGGTgtataaaatttttatcatctTAATAAATTTTGGGCCAAAGTTAAATTTTCTAGTACTTTCTACAAAAACCTCCACTCCACTTGCTCAAATGCATTCTGGGCGTCCATAAAGAAAAGACCAATCAGAGATCAGGACCTACTTGATTCATCAATAATATGGCCTTAGTCATATTTCACTAGCAGGGACCACTTCCTTGGTAACGATGGGCGATGAGGGATGAGGAAGTGTGAATAGTGCtgtggtttggggaaggccttgaaggggactggcgacggctcTCGGTCCGGGCAGATCCCCCTGTACTAAC harbors:
- the LOC100691146 gene encoding olfactory receptor 4S2-like, with amino-acid sequence MTNLSQVSYFIFSAYFDTGPFKYLYFTIVMSLYVFIFGSNLLLIVVICVNRSLHEPMYMFLCSLFVNELYGSTGLFPFLLLQILSDVHTVSAPLCFLQIFCLYTYANIEFYNLAIMSYDRYLAICYPLQQGSSISYHTHMTLNKVAKLIVLTWLFPILNIVVMISLNASLQLCGHTVDTLYCNNYSVMKLACFDTTVNNIYGLVYTFTVLIGLAFLNLFTYVKILKVCFSGSKQTRQKAISTCTPHLASLLNFSFGCFFEIVQSRFNMSRAPMILRVFLSIYFLTCQPVFNPVLYGLKLTKIQLICKSLLFGKI